In Pseudomonas sp. P5_109, the genomic window TGCTGCCATGGGCGCCCATGTAGTCCATTTCGCCGTGGTAGCCGGCGGCGAGCCAGCGCTCCAGGTGCTGCTCGTGCTCGCCCAGGTCGAGGCCGCTGATGCCGACTTGCTGAAAGCCCAGCTCGCGGCCCCAATCCTTGATGGATTGGGCGAGGGCAGGCAGGTCTGTGGTAATAGCGGGCATGAGGCGAGAGAAACCGGAGCTGAGGTGCGTATAATTCTGCCAGACATCGGAGCCCGAAGACGCATGCCGCACACTAAAGATGAATTACCCGACGCGCTGTACAGCGCCGCGCAGGTGCGAGCACTCGACGCGAGCCTGATCGCGGCCGGCACACCGGGCTTCGAATTGATGCAGCGCGCGGCGCGAGCGACGTGGCGGGCGCTGGTGCGGCAATGGCCGACAGCGAACGAACTGAGTGTACTCGCCGGTCATGGCAACAATGCCGGAGACGGATACCTGGTGGCCGTGTTGGCCCGGCGCGCCGGTTGGTCGGTGCGGGTGCTGGCGGTGGGGGATCGGCAGCGCCTGCAAGGGGATGCGGCATTGGCCCATGCCGAGGCGATGTCCGAAAACGTCACCATCGAGTCTTGGGGTGCCCAGTCCGAATTGCGCGGGGTTGTGTTGGACGCCTTGCTGGGTACCGGCCTGACCGGTGATGTGCGCGAGCCGTACGCCAGTGTAATCGCCGCGATCAATGCCAGCGGGCTGCCGGTTGCGGCGGTGGATATCCCCTCCGGGCTATGCGCCGATACCGGTCGCCTCTTCGGCTGCGCGGTGCGAGCGGATCTGACGGTCACCTTCATTGGCTTGAAACTGGGCTTGTTCACCGGTGATGCGGCGGATGTCGTGGGTGAGCTGGTTTTCAATGACCTGCACGCCGATCCGCAGTTGCTTGAGGGGGCGCCGAGCAGTGCCCGTCGTCTCACAACTGGCAATCTGCCGCGCCTGGCCGCCCGGGCCCCGGCTTCCCATAAAGGCCGATTCGGCCACGTGCTGCTGATCGGCGGTGATCGCGGGTTCGGGGGTGCAATCCTGCTCAGTGCGCAAAGCGCCCTGCGCAGTGGCGCGGGCATGGTCTCGGTGGCGACCCGTAGCGAGCATGTCCCCGCCGCGCTGGCGCGGATTCCCGAGGCGATGGTGCTGGGCACGTCGTCAGCCAATCAGTTGATGGGTTTGCTTCAAAAAGTTTCTGTGCTGGTTGTCGGTCCGGGGCTGGGGCAGGCTGGCTGGGGGGCTAGCCTGTTGTCGGCTGCCGCCAACGCACCGCTACCGCAAGTCTGGGATGCCGATGCACTGAATATGTTGGCCGGGGAGCGTGTGAGTTTGCCCAAGGATTGCGTGATCACGCCGCATCCGGGGGAGGCCGCGCGTTTGCTCGGAATGAGTCCGGCCCAGGTTCAGGCTGATCGACCCGCTGCGGCCCACGCATTGAGCAAAAAATATACAGCGGTCGTGGTGCTCAAGGGCGCCGGGAGTCTGGTCGCCCATCCCGATGGGCGTCTGGCGCTGTGTCATCAGGGGCATCCGGCCATGGCCACTGCCGGTCTGGGCGATGTACTGGCCGGTTTGATCGGCGCATTGCTGGCCCAGGGCATGGAGGCATTCGATGCGGCCTGCCTGGCGGTCTGGTTGCATGCCAATGCCGGTGAGCAACAAGGAAAATCGGGCCGTGGGCTGGCGGCCAGTGATCTGATACCAGCCATTCGTCAGTTGTTGGAGGAGCAAGCACCGTGTCTGAAGTAACCCTGTACCTGGCCAATGAGCAGGCCATGAGCGACTTTGGCGCACGCATTGCCGGAGTCACCCAGGGCCATGGCCTGATCTTCCTCGAGGGCAACCTGGGGATGGGCAAAACCACGTTGTCCCGAGGCATCATCCGCGGCCTGGGGCATGTCGGGGCCGTAAAAAGCCCGACTTTCACCCTGGTTGAACCCTACGAGATTGGCGACGTTCGGGCCTTCCATTTCGATTTGTACCGTCTGGTCGATCCTGAAGAACTGGAGTTCCTCGGTATCCGCGACTACTTCGAAGACGATGCCCTGTGTCTGATCGAATGGCCCGATAAAGGTGCAGGCTTTTTGCCAAAGCCGGACCTGACCATTACCATTAGCCCGCAAGACAGCGGGCGTTCGCTGAAAATTTTGTCCCAGGGCTCGCGTGGCGAGGCCTGGTGTGCCGCTTTGGCATTGGAATCCAAATAAATGATGGGGTTAGGTATGCGCTTTCGCGCGTTGGTGGCTGCCGTAGGGGTGTTGTTTTTGGCGGTGACCGTCGACGCTGTGGCCGACTCGAAGGTCAACAGTGTTCGTCTGTGGCGGGCACCGGACAACACACGACTGGTGTTTGACCTGACCGGCCCGGTGCAGCACAGCGTCTTTACCCTGACGGCGCCGGATCGCCTGGTCATCGATATCAATGGCGCGACCCTCGGTGCGCCGCTCAACGTCAACACCTCGAACACCCCGATTACCGCCATGCGCTCGGCTCAACGCACGCCGACCGACCTGCGGGTGGTCATCGACCTGAAAAAGGCCGTGACGCCGAAAAGCTTCTCCCTGGCGCCGAACGCCCAGTACGGCAACCGCCTGGTGGTCGATCTGTTCGATAACGCCGCGGATGCCGCGCCTCCGCCAGCGCCGACACCGTCAGTCGCCACGGTGCCCGCTGTGCCGGTCACACCGACAGAGCCTGCGATCAAGTTGCCCCCAGCACCGGCCGGCAAGCGCGATATCGTGGTGGTGATCGATGCCGGCCACGGTGGCGAAGACCCGGGAGCATCGGGTTCTCGCGGTCAGCGTGAGAAAGACGTGGTGTTGCAGATCGCCCGCGAAACGCAGCGTCAGATCAGCGGCATGAAAGGCTTCCGCGCCGAACTGACCCGTACCGGCGACTACTTCATTCCGTTGCGCGGCCGTACTGAAATCGCCCGCAAGAAAGGCGCCGACCTGTTCGTCTCGATCCACGCCGACGCCGCGCCTTCCGCCGCCGCTTTCGGTGCTTCGGTATTTGCCCTGTCTGATCGCGGCGCGACTTCCGAGACCGCCCGCTGGCTGGCCGACAGCGAAAACCGTTCCGACCTGATCGGTGGTGCCGGCAACGTCAGCCTCGATGACAAGGACCGCATGCTCGCCGGCGTGTTGCTTGACCTGTCGATGACGGCATCCCTGACCTCCAGCCTGAACGTTGGCCAGAAAGTGCTGAGCAACATTGGCCGGGTGACGCCTCTGCACAAGCAGCGGGTCGAACAGGCCGGGTTCATGGTGCTGAAGTCGCCGGATATTCCGTCGATCCTGGTGGAAACCGGGTTTATCTCCAACGCCAACGAAGCCTCGAAGCTTGCCGCGTCGGGCCACCAGCAGGCGCTGGCGCGTTCGATCAGCAGCGGCGTGCGTCAGTTCTTCCAGCAGAACCCGCCGCCGGGCACTTACATTGCCTGGCTGCGCGACTCCGGCAAGATTGTGCAGGGTCCACGTGACCACCGCGTCAACCCGGGCGAGACCCTGGCGATGATCGCCGTGCGCTATCAGGTGTCGCCCGCGACCCTGCGCAGCGCCAACAACCTGTCGAGCGATGAGCTCAAGATCGGTCAGCACCTGACTATTCCGGGCACTGAATTGGCGGCCAAAGAATGAATCAGGTCGTGAGCAACGGCGCGCGAATCGAGCTGCTCAGCCCGCGACTGGCGAACCAGATTGCCGCGGGCGAGGTGGTCGAGCGCCCGGCTTCGGTGATCAAGGAGCTGCTGGAAAACAGCCTCGACTCCGGCGCCAGGCGCATCGATGTCGATGTGGAGCAGGGCGGCGTCAAGCTGCTGCGGGTGCGCGACGATGGCAGCGGCATTTCCGCCGATGACCTGCCGCTGGCGCTGGCCCGTCACGCCACCAGCAAGATCCGCAACCTCGAAGACCTCGAACAGGTCATGAGCCTGGGCTTTCGCGGTGAAGCCCTGGCATCGATCAGTTCCGTGGCGCGCCTGACCCTCACTTCCCGCACCCGCGACGCCGATCAGGCCTGGCAGGTCGAGACCGAAGGCCGTGACATGGCGCCCCGCGTGCAGCCGGCGGCCCACCCGGTAGGCACTTCGGTTGAAGTGCGTGACCTGTTCTTCAACACGCCGGCGCGACGCAAGTTTCTCAAGACCGAAAAAACCGAATTCGATCACCTGCAAGAAGTGATCAGGCGCCTGGCCCTGGCGCGCTTCGATGTGGCGTTCCACTTGCGCCATAACGGCAAGACCATCCTCAGCTTGCACGAGGCCCATGATGATGCGGCCCGTGCCCGGCGCGTGGCGGCGATCTGCGGGCCGGGTTTCCTGGAGCAGGCACTGCCGATCGAAATCGAGCGCAACGGCTTGCATCTATGGGGCTGGGTCGGCCTGCCGACCTTCAACCGCAGCCAGGCAGATTTGCAGTATTTCTTCGTCAATGGCCGTGCGGTGCGCGACAAGCTGGTAGCCCACGCGGTACGCCAGGCTTATCGCGACGTGCTGTTCAACGGACGGCATCCGACCTTCGTGCTGTTTTTCGAAGTCGATCCGACCGGCGTCGACGTCAACGTGCACCCGACCAAGCACGAAGTGCGCTTCCGTGAAGGGCGCATGGTTCACGATTTCCTCTACGGCACCTTGCACCGCGCCTTGGGCGATGTGCGGCCGGACGATCACCTGGCGGCGCCGGTTGCCACGGCCATTGTCCGGCCAACCGGCCTCGAAGCCGGTGAATTCGGGCCGCAGGGCGAAATGCGCCTGGCCGCCAATGCGCTGCTGGAACAGCCTCAGGCCCAGCCGTCGTTCAATGCGCCGGCGGGTTCGGGTGCTGGCGCGGGTTATCAGTATCAATACACGCCGCGTCCGCAGTCCGGCGTTCCTGTCGCCGAAGCGCAGGCCGCCTATCGCGAGTTTTTTGCGCCGCTACCCGAGGCCAATGCCGTCGCGCTACCCGCCGGGCAGGACGACATCCCGCCGCTGGGTTATGCGCTGGCACAACTCAAGGGCATCTACATTCTTTCGGAAAACGCTCAGGGCCTGGTGCTGGTGGACATGCATGCCGCCCACGAACGGATCATGTACGAACGCCTGAAGGTCGCCATGGCCAGCGAAGGCTTGAGCGGCCAGCCGCTGTTGGTGCCGGAATCCCTGGCCGTCAGCCAGCGCGAAGCCGATTGCGCCGAGGAACATGTCGCCTGGTTCCAGCGCCTGGGCTTTGAGTTGCAGCGCCTGGGCCCGGAAACCCTGGCGATCCGGCAGATCCCGGCACTGCTCAAGCAGGCCGAAGCCAACCGGCTGGTCGCCGATGTCCTGGCCGACCTGATGGAGTTCGGCACCAGCGACCGCATTCAGGCGCACCTGAACGAATTGCTCGGGACCATGGCCTGCCACGGCGCGGTTCGTGCGAATCGGCGCTTGGCCCTGCCGGAAATGAACGGTCTGCTGCGTGACATGGAAAACACCGAGCGCAGCGGTCAATGCAACCATGGCCGACCGACCTGGACCCAACTGGGCCTGGACGATCTGGACAAACTGTTTTTGCGCGGTCGTTGATGAGCCAGTTCCCACCTGCGATTTTCCTGATGGGTCCGACTGCCGCCGGCAAGACCGACCTGGCCATCGAACTCAGCAAAGTCCTGCCGTGCGAGTTGATCAGCGTCGATTCGGCGCTGGTCTACCGTGGCATGGACATCGGTACCGCCAAGCCTTCCAAAGAGCTGCTGGCGCAATATCCGCATCGCCTGATCGATATTCTCGACCCGGCCGAGAGCTATTCGGCTGCGGATTTTCGCCGCGATGCCCTGGAAGCCATGGCCGATATCACTGCGCGCGGAAAAATTCCGCTGCTGGTGGGCGGTACCATGCTCTATTACAAGGCTTTGGTTGAAGGCCTGGCAGAAATGCCGGCGGCCGACCCCGAGGTCCGCGCGCAAATCGAAGAAGAGGCTGCACGCCTTGGCTGGCAAGCCTTGCACGAGCAATTGGCGGTGATTGATCCGGAGTCTGCGGCGCGAATACATCCGAACGATCCCCAGCGTCTGAGTCGAGCGCTGGAAGTTTATCGTGTCAGCGGTCAAAGCATGACTGCCCTGCGTTTGAAACAATCTGTGCAAAGTACTGAAGCAGCCGCTTCGGGACGGCAACAATTGCCCTATACTGTCGCAAACTTGGCTATTGCCCCGGCAAATCGCCAGGTACTGCACGAGCGAATTAAACAAAGATTCACTTTAATGTTGGAACAGGGATTCATTGACGAGGTCGTAGCCCTGCGTAAGAGAAGTGACCTGCATGCCGGGTTGCCGTCTATACGTGCAGTAGGCTACCGCCAAGTCTGGGACTACCTGGATGGCAAGCTGACGTCAGCCGAGATGCAGGAGCGTGGAATCATTGCCACGCGCCAATTGGCGAAACGCCAGTTCACCTGGCTGCGCAGTTGGACTGATCTGCATTGGCTGGACAGTCTGGATTGCGACAATCTGCCGCGCGCCTTGAAATACCTTGGGACCATCTCCATATTGAGCTGAGTCCTTGCAATTGCCGTCTATCCTTGGGGGTGTGGCGGCTAAAGCCATCTGATTACCTATTTTTTATATTGAATCCTTAAAGGAGTGCGGCACATGTCAAAAGGGCATTCGCTACAAGACCCTTACTTGAATACTTTACGTAAAGAGAAAGTTGGGGTGTCCATCTACCTGGTCAACGGTATCAAACTGCAAGGCACGATCGAGTCGTTCGACCAGTTCGTCATCCTGCTGAAAAACACCGTAAGCCAGATGGTCTACAAACACGCTATCTCTACAGTGGTGCCGGTTCGTCCAATTCGTCTGCCTAGCGCAACCGAATCCGAAGCAGGTGACGCTGAGCCAGGTAACGCCTGATAGGAGTCTCCTTTGTTCTTTGAGCGCCACGGTGGTGGTGAGCGAGTCATCCTCGTTCACTTGGATGGACAGGACCCTGAGGCGCGCGAAGATCCGCAGGAGTTTCAGGAATTGGCTAATTCGGCGGGTGCCGAGACCGTCGCGTTTTTTAACGTGCCGCGTCATCGGCCAACCGCCAAGACCCTGATTGGCAGTGGCAAGGTCGAGGAACTGCGCGACCTGGTCAAGGCCGAACAGGCCGATCTGGTGATTTTCAATCACATCCTCACGCCCAGTCAGGAACGTAACCTCGAACGTGTTTTCGAGTGTCGCGTGATCGACCGTACCGGTCTGATTCTCGATATTTTCGCCCAGCGCGCCCGTACCCATGAAGGCAAGCTCCAGGTCGAACTGGCCCAGCTTGACCACATGAGCACCCGGCTGGTTCGTGGCTGGACTCACCTTGAGCGCCAGGGTGGTGGTATCGGTATGCGTGGCCCGGGTGAAACCCAGCTGGAAACCGACCGCCGTTTGCTGCGGGTTCGCCTGCGGCAGATCAAGGGGCGGCTGGAGAAGGTGCGCAGCCAGCGCGAACAGTCGCGCCGTGGCCGATCGCGTGCGGATATTCCTACCGTGTCCCTGGTGGGGTACACCAACGCCGGTAAATCCACGCTCTTCAATAACGTGACGAAATCCGACGTCTACGCAGCTGACCAATTGTTTGCCACGCTGGACCCGACCCTGCGTCGTCTGGAAATAGACGATCTGGGGCCGATTGTCCTGGCGGACACAGTGGGTTTCATTCGCCACTTGCCGCACAAGCTGGTCGAAGCATTTCGGTCTACCCTCGAAGAGTCGAGCAACTCCGATCTGTTGTTGCACGTGATCGACGCGGCCGAACCCGATCGCCTGTTGCAGATCGAGCAGGTAATGGTCGTGCTTGGCGAGATTGGTGCTCAGGACTTGCCGATCCTCGAGGTCTATAACAAACTCGATTTGCTTGAAGGCGTTGAGCCACAAATCCAGCGCGACGAGAACGGCAAGCCCCAACGGGTCTGGCTGTCGGCGCGAGATGGCAGTGGTCTGGAATTGCTTGAACAAGCCATTGCCGAGTTGCTGGGCAGTGATTTGTTTGTCGGTACCTTGCGCTTGCCGCAACGATTCGCTCGACTGCGTGCGCAGTTCTTCGAACTCGGTGCGGTGCAGAAAGAAGAACACGACGAAGAAGGCATCAGTTTGCTGGCCGTTCGTTTGCCCCGGGTCGAGTTGAATCGACTGGTAAGCCGCGAGGGATTGCAGCCGATGGAATTCATCGAGCAACACACTTTGCAATAAAAGCCTGGGAAAGCGGTTGTGCCGTGGTGACAGGCATTCTGTAGCATTGGTCGGCGCGCCGTGGGTGCGTCTTTGCTTTATCAGATGGAGAGCGCTATGGCTTGGAATGAGCCGGGTGGCAACTCGAATAATCAGGATCCTTGGGGTGGCAAGCGTCGTAACAACGGCGACCGCAAGGGGCCACCGGATCTCGACGAGGCCTTCCGAAAGCTGCAGGAAAGCCTGAACGGTTTGTTCGGTGGTGGTAAGAAGCGTGGTGGCGACGACGGCGGTGGTCCGGGCAAGAGTGGCGGCTTTGGCGGCCTGCTCGGCATCGGCCTGGTCGTTCTCGCCGCCGTTTGGCTGTACAGCGCGGTTTATGTCGTCGACGAGCAGGAGCAAGCCGTGGTGCTGCGCTTTGGCAAGTACTACGAAACTGTGGGTCCCGGCCTGAATATCTACTTCCCGCCGATCGACAAGAAGTACATGGAAAACGTCACGCGCGAGCGTGCCTACACCAAGCAGGGCCAGATGCTGACTGAAGACGAGAACATCGTCGAAGTGCCGCTGACCGTGCAGTACAAGATCAGCAACCTGCAGGACTTCGTGCTGAGCGTCGATCAGCCGGAAATCAGCCTGCAGCACGCGACCGACAGCGCCTTGCGCCATGTGGTGGGTTCCACCGCGATGGACCAGGTACTGACCGAAGGTCGTGAATTGATGGCCAGCGAGATCAAGGAGCGTCTGCAACGCTTCATGGATACCTATCGCACCGGCATCACTGTCACCCAGGTCAACGTACAGAGCGCAGCGGCACCGCGTGAAGTCCAGGAAGCCTTCGATGACGTGATCCGTGCCCGGGAAGACGAGCAGCGTTCGCGTAACCAGGCTGAAACCTATGCCAACGGCGTCGTGCCGGAAGCCCGTGGTCAGGCCCAGCGCATCCTCGAGGATGCCAATGGTTACCGTGACGAAACCGTCTCGCGCGCCAAGGGTGAGGCCGATCGCTTCACCAAGCTGGTTGCCGAGTACCGCAAGGCACCTGAAGTCACCCGCCAGCGTCTGTACCTGGACACCATGCAGGAAGTCTTCACCAATACCAGCAAGGTACTCGTGACCGGCAACAAGAACGGCCAGAGCAACCTGCTGTACCTGCCGCTGGACAAGATGGTCGAAAGTGGTCGCAGCACCAGCACTCCGGTGACCGGCGCAGCAGCCAGCAGCAATGAAGCGAATGCGCGTGCGGCAGCAGATCTGCAGCAACAGCAAGCACGTACCAGGGAGAGTCGCTGATGAGCAATAAATCGCTGATCGCCCTTATTGTCGGCGTCGTCGTGGCGATCGCTGCCTGGAACTGCTTCTACATCGTGGCTCAGACCGAGCGTGCGGTGTTGCTGCAGTTCGGTCGCGTGGTCCAGACCGATGTTCAGCCAGGCCTGCATGTGAAAGTGCCTTACGTTAACCAGGTGCGTAAATTCGACGCACGCCTGATGACGCTGGATGCACCGACACAACGCTTCCTGACGCTGGAAAAGAAAGCCGTGATGGTCGATGCCTACGCCAAGTGGCGCGTGAAGGACGCAGAGCGTTACTACACCGCGACTTCCGGCCTCAAGCAGATTGCCGACGAGCGTTTGTCCCGTCGCCTGGAGTCGGGCCTGCGTGACCAGTTTGGTAAGCGCACCCTGCACGAAGTGGTTTCCGGTGAGCGCGATGCGCTGATGGCGGATATCACGGCTTCGCTGAACAAGATGGCCGAGAAAGAGTTGGGTATCGAAGTTGTCGATGTCCGGGTCAAGACCATCGACCTGCCGAAAGAAGTCAACCGCAGTGTGTTCGAGCGTATGAGTACCGAGCGTGAGCGTGAAGCTCGCGAGCACCGCGCCAAGGGTAACGAGCTGGCCGAAGGCATCCGTGCCGACGCCGATCGTCAACGCCGCGTGCTGCTGGCTGAAGCCTATCGTGAATCCGAAGAGGTTCGCGGTGATGGCGATGCCCAGGCCGCTGCGATCTACTCCAAGGCCTACGGTCAGGATCAGGAGTTCTACGCGTTCTACCGTAGCCTGCGTGCCTACCGTGAAAGCTTCGCGAACAAATCCGACGTATTGGTCCTCGACCCAAGCAGCGACTTCTTCCACTACCTGGAAAAAGCCAAGCCTTGATACGGCGTTGACCTGAATCACTCCGCCGGGCGGCTAAAAGCTCTGGCGGGGTGATCCTTTGGGAAAACGTGTGTATGATGCGGCAGCCGGGAAATTCCCGGCTTTTTTGCGTCTGCACGTTTGATTGCTGTTTTTGAGCAGATGCCGGGCCGATTGGCTCGACAGTTTTTCGAGGAAAGTGGTTGGCGAAGCCGGTAAAAGGCTTTTCGCTTCGTCGCTCATGCGCGTGGTTTGTGCATAAGCCGATCATTTTCTGCTTCACTCAAGGCTCG contains:
- a CDS encoding NAD(P)H-hydrate dehydratase, with protein sequence MPHTKDELPDALYSAAQVRALDASLIAAGTPGFELMQRAARATWRALVRQWPTANELSVLAGHGNNAGDGYLVAVLARRAGWSVRVLAVGDRQRLQGDAALAHAEAMSENVTIESWGAQSELRGVVLDALLGTGLTGDVREPYASVIAAINASGLPVAAVDIPSGLCADTGRLFGCAVRADLTVTFIGLKLGLFTGDAADVVGELVFNDLHADPQLLEGAPSSARRLTTGNLPRLAARAPASHKGRFGHVLLIGGDRGFGGAILLSAQSALRSGAGMVSVATRSEHVPAALARIPEAMVLGTSSANQLMGLLQKVSVLVVGPGLGQAGWGASLLSAAANAPLPQVWDADALNMLAGERVSLPKDCVITPHPGEAARLLGMSPAQVQADRPAAAHALSKKYTAVVVLKGAGSLVAHPDGRLALCHQGHPAMATAGLGDVLAGLIGALLAQGMEAFDAACLAVWLHANAGEQQGKSGRGLAASDLIPAIRQLLEEQAPCLK
- a CDS encoding N-acetylmuramoyl-L-alanine amidase; the encoded protein is MMGLGMRFRALVAAVGVLFLAVTVDAVADSKVNSVRLWRAPDNTRLVFDLTGPVQHSVFTLTAPDRLVIDINGATLGAPLNVNTSNTPITAMRSAQRTPTDLRVVIDLKKAVTPKSFSLAPNAQYGNRLVVDLFDNAADAAPPPAPTPSVATVPAVPVTPTEPAIKLPPAPAGKRDIVVVIDAGHGGEDPGASGSRGQREKDVVLQIARETQRQISGMKGFRAELTRTGDYFIPLRGRTEIARKKGADLFVSIHADAAPSAAAFGASVFALSDRGATSETARWLADSENRSDLIGGAGNVSLDDKDRMLAGVLLDLSMTASLTSSLNVGQKVLSNIGRVTPLHKQRVEQAGFMVLKSPDIPSILVETGFISNANEASKLAASGHQQALARSISSGVRQFFQQNPPPGTYIAWLRDSGKIVQGPRDHRVNPGETLAMIAVRYQVSPATLRSANNLSSDELKIGQHLTIPGTELAAKE
- the tsaE gene encoding tRNA (adenosine(37)-N6)-threonylcarbamoyltransferase complex ATPase subunit type 1 TsaE, encoding MSEVTLYLANEQAMSDFGARIAGVTQGHGLIFLEGNLGMGKTTLSRGIIRGLGHVGAVKSPTFTLVEPYEIGDVRAFHFDLYRLVDPEELEFLGIRDYFEDDALCLIEWPDKGAGFLPKPDLTITISPQDSGRSLKILSQGSRGEAWCAALALESK
- the mutL gene encoding DNA mismatch repair endonuclease MutL yields the protein MSNGARIELLSPRLANQIAAGEVVERPASVIKELLENSLDSGARRIDVDVEQGGVKLLRVRDDGSGISADDLPLALARHATSKIRNLEDLEQVMSLGFRGEALASISSVARLTLTSRTRDADQAWQVETEGRDMAPRVQPAAHPVGTSVEVRDLFFNTPARRKFLKTEKTEFDHLQEVIRRLALARFDVAFHLRHNGKTILSLHEAHDDAARARRVAAICGPGFLEQALPIEIERNGLHLWGWVGLPTFNRSQADLQYFFVNGRAVRDKLVAHAVRQAYRDVLFNGRHPTFVLFFEVDPTGVDVNVHPTKHEVRFREGRMVHDFLYGTLHRALGDVRPDDHLAAPVATAIVRPTGLEAGEFGPQGEMRLAANALLEQPQAQPSFNAPAGSGAGAGYQYQYTPRPQSGVPVAEAQAAYREFFAPLPEANAVALPAGQDDIPPLGYALAQLKGIYILSENAQGLVLVDMHAAHERIMYERLKVAMASEGLSGQPLLVPESLAVSQREADCAEEHVAWFQRLGFELQRLGPETLAIRQIPALLKQAEANRLVADVLADLMEFGTSDRIQAHLNELLGTMACHGAVRANRRLALPEMNGLLRDMENTERSGQCNHGRPTWTQLGLDDLDKLFLRGR
- the hflC gene encoding protease modulator HflC, yielding MSNKSLIALIVGVVVAIAAWNCFYIVAQTERAVLLQFGRVVQTDVQPGLHVKVPYVNQVRKFDARLMTLDAPTQRFLTLEKKAVMVDAYAKWRVKDAERYYTATSGLKQIADERLSRRLESGLRDQFGKRTLHEVVSGERDALMADITASLNKMAEKELGIEVVDVRVKTIDLPKEVNRSVFERMSTEREREAREHRAKGNELAEGIRADADRQRRVLLAEAYRESEEVRGDGDAQAAAIYSKAYGQDQEFYAFYRSLRAYRESFANKSDVLVLDPSSDFFHYLEKAKP
- the hflX gene encoding ribosome rescue GTPase HflX, with translation MFFERHGGGERVILVHLDGQDPEAREDPQEFQELANSAGAETVAFFNVPRHRPTAKTLIGSGKVEELRDLVKAEQADLVIFNHILTPSQERNLERVFECRVIDRTGLILDIFAQRARTHEGKLQVELAQLDHMSTRLVRGWTHLERQGGGIGMRGPGETQLETDRRLLRVRLRQIKGRLEKVRSQREQSRRGRSRADIPTVSLVGYTNAGKSTLFNNVTKSDVYAADQLFATLDPTLRRLEIDDLGPIVLADTVGFIRHLPHKLVEAFRSTLEESSNSDLLLHVIDAAEPDRLLQIEQVMVVLGEIGAQDLPILEVYNKLDLLEGVEPQIQRDENGKPQRVWLSARDGSGLELLEQAIAELLGSDLFVGTLRLPQRFARLRAQFFELGAVQKEEHDEEGISLLAVRLPRVELNRLVSREGLQPMEFIEQHTLQ
- the hflK gene encoding FtsH protease activity modulator HflK, which translates into the protein MAWNEPGGNSNNQDPWGGKRRNNGDRKGPPDLDEAFRKLQESLNGLFGGGKKRGGDDGGGPGKSGGFGGLLGIGLVVLAAVWLYSAVYVVDEQEQAVVLRFGKYYETVGPGLNIYFPPIDKKYMENVTRERAYTKQGQMLTEDENIVEVPLTVQYKISNLQDFVLSVDQPEISLQHATDSALRHVVGSTAMDQVLTEGRELMASEIKERLQRFMDTYRTGITVTQVNVQSAAAPREVQEAFDDVIRAREDEQRSRNQAETYANGVVPEARGQAQRILEDANGYRDETVSRAKGEADRFTKLVAEYRKAPEVTRQRLYLDTMQEVFTNTSKVLVTGNKNGQSNLLYLPLDKMVESGRSTSTPVTGAAASSNEANARAAADLQQQQARTRESR
- the hfq gene encoding RNA chaperone Hfq; the protein is MSKGHSLQDPYLNTLRKEKVGVSIYLVNGIKLQGTIESFDQFVILLKNTVSQMVYKHAISTVVPVRPIRLPSATESEAGDAEPGNA
- the miaA gene encoding tRNA (adenosine(37)-N6)-dimethylallyltransferase MiaA; this encodes MSQFPPAIFLMGPTAAGKTDLAIELSKVLPCELISVDSALVYRGMDIGTAKPSKELLAQYPHRLIDILDPAESYSAADFRRDALEAMADITARGKIPLLVGGTMLYYKALVEGLAEMPAADPEVRAQIEEEAARLGWQALHEQLAVIDPESAARIHPNDPQRLSRALEVYRVSGQSMTALRLKQSVQSTEAAASGRQQLPYTVANLAIAPANRQVLHERIKQRFTLMLEQGFIDEVVALRKRSDLHAGLPSIRAVGYRQVWDYLDGKLTSAEMQERGIIATRQLAKRQFTWLRSWTDLHWLDSLDCDNLPRALKYLGTISILS